The nucleotide window TCGCCTTAAGCAAAACTGGTCAGTTTTTCATTTACTGTGAGGTTATTGATTTCACATCAGATGTGTTTATCTACATTTGGGCTAAGCATTAACAGCAAAAAGAACCGTTACTCTACAGACAAAGTGGCAGCAAGTTGAATTTGTTTTTCACTTCGAATCTGGGAAGCCAAAATATTATATAAATCAATAAACAATTGAATGAAGTTGTGCTAAGATTGCATTTCTGTCTCTTTAAATTAGTCCTATCGAAACGTTTTAAAATTCTGAAGGTTATCGTAAGTGGACCAGCAAGTATatgtacatacagtatatatgtGTCTATGTGATGTGGGCGCCATGTATGTCTCTCACATCAAAGTAGGTTGCATCAGGTTAAACCGGCCTGGTTTGTTTGCCTTGGATCAGTTTTCAGCGGCATGAGACTCAGACACAGGAAACCACCTAAGTTCCTCAGATAGCAGCACATCAGATCACACAATTGAAGCAAACTttatgctcacacacacaatcacatgcAAACTTACAATTCTGATTCCAGTGGTGTTGCGAGGCAAAGCAGAGGGGAAACCTTCCGCTTTGCTGTGTGCTCAGATGGCACTTTGCACATTCCTGTTGAGAAGGGTGCCatgtaaataaagttttacttacttacttatggcctcagaaacaggaagtgtcaAGTATGGTGCATTTTTTTACAGACGCTTCACAACAAAAGGACTTGTGCTGAGTTAGGCTTTATTCTGAGGAAGTGACACAGTCTGCATATGATCAGTAAAAGGCTCAGTGAGGCCTACTGAACATACAGTACAttagttttctttttaaatatgttttgtattctcttttgtCAGGTCGTCCATCAAATAGTTGCAAGGAAATGTGAACAATCAgttttttattacattacatttagctgatgcttttatcctcaaattatttgaggccaaatatcatatttagactttttttacatAGAATTGcaacgcaatacatgattgtcactaaaagccttgtctctacataacaataaaatataaaaaataattgattaattaatttgaataaaaattcaagttagtagctattataggcatacaaagacagaaatgtataattctttctttaatagaaatgtttcttctgcccataaagtgtccaaaccaggcttgtctggataagcacatttttaaaacataatcattgtccatgccggtttcagttggattatttgtcacagttgctccgatcagatcggtctcctccattttgtagattatttacgtcttttgaatccacataaacacatcggcaaaatccggctcactttgatccaaatgaattaatccttagtccaataaccatcactccaatagtgctccttaattacactTTCATcgtcctttaacaaaatacttcacattcatccagttcgtgacagtagttgtagcatttttgctacttttaaactttaattaccccccccccccccttgtgtgtgtgtgtgtgtgtgtgtgtgtgtgtgtgtgtgtgtgtgtgtgtgtgtgtgtgtgtgtgtgtgtgtgtgtgtgtgtgtgtgtgtgtgtgtgtgtgtgtgtgtgtgtgtgtgtgtgtgtgtgtgtgtgtgtgtgtgtgtgtgtgtgtgtgtgtgtgtgtgtgtgtgtgtgtgtgtgtgtgtgtgtgtgtgtgtgtgtgtgtgtgtgtgtgtgtgtgtgtgtgtggagtcatttgggggggatCTTGGgagaaaaggttgggaacccctgtgcCTACCCCTAGTTTTCTTGGTTGTTTGATTTGTTGGTTGTATATTTGGGTCCACCACTGATCTTCCCTTCCCTGGGATTTAGGATTTTGAGGTAGAAAGGAGTTAAAGTAGGCATGCCATTCACTCATGATGATGATTACTGCATAATGAGTCACTTCCGCTGCTGTGAACTGACATTTCCTCTTAGTGCTTTGTTgcaaaaacaagcagcaagtTCAACTCGGCTCTTTTCAGTTCACTTTAGAAACCAAAAAGAAGTTGAAGTCACTCTGCTCAAACATTTGAAATAATACGTAGAAAGCAATGGTAGGAATTaacaagtacagtacttgagtacattttTGACAAACTTGTACTTTTTCattttatgcttaattctcctCATGCTCAGTTTGAAATATGAAAATACtgcatattaaataaaaaaattggtACTGTGAAAGACATTGACTACGTACACGAGACATTGACTACGTAGACAATCAAGTTGTTGAAACATCATAAGCAAGGTTCCTTTAGTATGTAAGAGTGATttttttacaaatataaaaattgtTTTCTCTTATCTCTCTTTATTTTGTCCCTAAGGCCCTTTGAAATTGTTGtttagaaaagcgctatatgaCCATGGGTCACACACGATTTTATCAGAGTTTTATGTTGAATTTAAAAGGATTTAAAAGCTGTCAGTGTTAGTATGTGTCTGTAAAAGATATGTGACAGCTAGCGTTAAGCTCACTATCTATATGTATGTTTCTGCAGTCTGTGGTGTACTGCCATGGAGGACGGATCGGCTTCTATCAAGGCGACATCCGTCTCCTCCCAGATGACATGAAGGCCCTGCGGCCGACCATTTTCCCTGTGGTGCCTCGACTATTAAACCGCATGTACGACAAGGTGAGATTTAATTAACTGTTGTTCTGCTGGTGGTAAGAAATATATCTTTTCTTAGATAATTGTACGTATCTTTAAAAAACTATTTGAAACACCCTAATGAAATGGCTTATCAGTACCTTTTTGAGTCATGTTGTGATATCTTTAATTCATTATTGTCGTGGTTTAGCCATAGAACGAAGTGTTTCCTTTCAAACATGACAAATGCATCCTCCTGTAATGCATGTTGTGTAATAAAAACCTTTAAATTGTAAGAAATTATGTCACAGAGTATGATGTCAGCGAATGAAACAGAGTTTTGTTATTTCAATTGATGATGGGGTTACCTTCTTTCTGGTAATGTTGGGTAATTTTAAATGAACACCTGATTTCAATAGCAGTAACCAGAAGGGTCTGTCGCCAACCATACAAATATGTAATTTGTCTTTTTCTCGTGCAGATCTTCAGCCAGGCTAACAGCCCGTTGAAGCGCTGGCTGCTCAACTTTGCTGCCAAAAGAAAAGGTGCTGAAGTCAGTAGCGGGATCATTCGCAGTGACAGCTTCTGGGACAAAATCTTCTtcagtaaaattcaggtaagtgTTTCCTCTAACTGAGTAAATGTGCCACTATGAATATCTGTGATCACAAGATGACCAAATCCTGCAAAATCACCGTCACAAACTCTGTCTACTCCTCTATGCCTAGAGCATTTTGGAAACGTGTAACTGGGAAATGTGTGGAAATGAATAACGATGAAGGTTTCTGGGCGTTTACCTTCATGAAAGGCGAAATGCCAAGAGGAAAAAACTTGTTCCAAAAAATGTGCAACTCTGTGATTGACTTTCAACCTTTGTCAAGCACCGTGTGCATTTTTGAGCTGGGGCGGAAGGGCCAACTTTGAATGCAGTGTTTACAAACCGAAACCAATTGTGCTCATTGTGCGTTTGATAGATACAAATAAAGACCCCTCTGTATTGATTATGATCTCCTCTCTGTACAGGCCAGCCTCGGAGGAAGACTGAGGATGATTATAACAGGAGCTGCTCCTACCTCGCCATGTGTCCTGGGATTCCTCAGAGCTGCACTGGGATGCCAGGTCTGACAAACATACAAACCCTACTCTTACTTCTACCAAAACATAGGTTAGTTTTAACGTTAAGCCTACATTCTGTGTAGACCACATTAACACAACTTTGAAGATGAGGACCGACAAAGAAATCCCACTACCACAGCCTGAAACTCTAATTGGTCTTCTTAAAGAGATGTGCAACTAGGGCTGGGTAATATACTGATGTTATATTGATATCATGATAGGAGAATTGATATCTTTTAAGATTTCTGATATTGAAATATCGCATGAGTAAAGTATTTTCCTGGTTTCAAAGGATACATTAACTAGTGTCTTCTTTTTCTAATACCAGACAGTTCTAACTTTTCTATGACTTGCCTTTACCCAATTAGCCATTGtatcgatagatagatagatagatgataTATAGATATTCTATTGATCCCAACTTGAGAAATGATTTAGTTACAGAAGCAGCTGAGTGTTCAGGcattacaaaaacattaaagtTGGACAAAAGGTATAAACGtgatcaaataaaataaagatataaataaaacaatgtttATATGTGTTCTATCTACAGTAGAAAAAACATGAACAACAAAGAATACTAAATATGAAATGTTCTCGATAAGTTAGACAGTTCAAGGAAAGACCAATATATATCGGTAGCAGATATATACGTAATAGTATATAAATAACAGTGGCAAATATCCACATAACTAATGATAATTTATCAACATTTTCCTTGTGTTCATTCTTTTTTGAAAGCTCCAATTTTCAACCCTCGTCAACATCAACGTTGAGGTTATTGATCAGCAATGTTGTGATGTGTTTTACCACATTGCCCACTGTGTGCAGTGCAATGCATGCACACATACATATTGACACACATAATTCCAGTTGGTGACCTAACTTCCTTCCCACAGCCCTTAAtacatcctgtgtgtgtgtgtgtgtgtgtgtgtgtgtgtgtgtgtgtgtgtgtgtgtgtgtgtgtgtgtgtgtgtgtgtgtgtgtgtgtgtgtgtgtgtgtgtgtgtgtgtgtgtgtgtgtgtgtgtgtgtgtgtgtgtgtgtgtgtgtgtgtgtgtgtgtgtgtgtgtgtgtgtgtgtgtgtgtgtgtgtgtgtgtgtgtgtgtgtgtgtgtgtgtgtgtgtgtgtgtgtgtgtgtgtaggtgtacgaGGCGTACGGCCAGACAGAGTGCACAGCTGGCTGCACCTTCACCACACCTGGAGACTGGACCCAAGGTGAGCACTAGTTTTTATGTCACAGCCCTAGAAATCACAGACATTTGTACCTCTGCCAAACTCACTGAACTTGTCAAATTGACTAAAGGCTTGGCTCAAAGGTCAAAAAGTGACATGGTGTTATGACTTTAAGAAAGAAACAATACCCATGCTGTGATAGTGTTTAATTGACGTCACCTTGTCATTGAACTTGATAGGTGAACTGTTGCTCCCTGAATCAGCATGATACGAAATGGGGGGTCACAGCTGCTCAGATAATATCGTACAGACTATAAAGCCTTATCAGCCTTGCTCCCAGTTTATAAATCACACCCTGTGGAAAATAAGGTGGGCGAGAGTGAGTGGCTGTACAGTAcattgaaaacagaaaaaaggagaggCCCCTGCTGGGAAAGACCCATAAGAAAGAGCTGTTAGGCAACATTATTAACAGTCAAATACCTGCTTAGGTGTTTGCCAATATTAACAAGCCACTATGAAAAGAAGCTGACAAAACCGCCAGTGGTGCTTTACACCTCTCGGCATTGATGGTAATGTTCCAAATCACACCCTGTGGAAAATAAGGTGGGCGAGAGTGAGTGGCTGTACAGTAcattgaaaacagaaaaaaggagaggCCCCTGCTGGGAAAGACCCATAAGAAAGAGCTGTTAGGCAACATTATTAACAGTCAAATACCTGCTTAGGTGTTTGCCAATATTAACAAGCCACTATGAAAAGAAGCTGACAAAACCGCCAGTGGTGCTTTACACCTCTAGGCATTGATGGTAATGTTCCAAGTCAACGAGTGTGTATTCATTTGCTGTCTGATCAAGTTCTCAGATAAAAGGTTTTAAGCTAGagctaaaataaaataaaccagTGCATTGCAatatttcttatctcataatatatatttattaaagCCAGAGTACAAGAAAACCTACCATGGAAAAATACGTTTGTATGAAAGGTCCTCATTTAAACTTTACTATTAGCTGCCATAATGCTTCCTTGGTAGCGGTCTCATTGCTGAGTGAAGATGGGTTAAACAAACATGGATGCAATTTGTATCATTGCCTATTCGCCAAAACCCAACCAGGGCAGTCATTTAGAAATGACTCGCATCAAAATACAGTCTAGTGTCTCCCCCTGCTGCCCAGTTCAAATACTCCATCAGGCATTTACATTTCATTGAAAATATATGATTCATCTTTCATTCTtcattagttttttttaaatgtcacaaaaTATGTGCAGGTGAAGCATAATCCCTCATGCCATATTTGGTTTCAAATGATAACCCTAACACCAGGAATGACCTATTTCTTAACGTCCAATTTATCAATATTGTTGGTCTGTTCATTATTTTCTGTATTAAATTCATTCCAACAGTGGAAAGTATAAGGAGGTATCTGACAGTCCAAGATGAAACAAATAAGGGAATCTAAGAAAAAacccaaaataaaaatgttatgGGTTTTCAATTATTTTTGTTTGTTCTGACCCTGTGAATTATAGGTCACGTCGGAGCCCCGCTGCCATGTAACCTCATCAGACTGGTGGATGTTCCTGAGAAAAACTACTTTGCCTctaagggagagggagaggtcaGTAAAATGATCTTGAAAGATGTTGTatctttataaaaaaaatacaaagtaCTGCCATGTTACTGCAAACAAGGCCCAGATAAGTAGTGTAAAACATTATAAAACATTACTAGAGACGTGTATTGTTTATCTTTAAGTTGACATGCAGTGCCCACAATCTATATAATAAAAATGCTATACTAAAAAAGAACATACATTTTATATAAGAATAGGAATGTATTGacctttaaaaacctgtgttaGGGTTTTAACAGGAGATTCAGTTTATATATTTGACCTCACACCCTGACCCTTTTCCACTTGTTTACCATCTAGGTGTGTGTGAAGGGACCAAACGTGTTTAAGGGCTACCTCAAAGACCCAGAGAGGACGGCCGAGACGCTGGACGCAGACGGCTGGCTTCACACCGGAGACATTGGCAAATGGTTGCCTGTACGTATCTCATCTCATTATTAAGACAAACATTTACAATGACACAACATTCTGGATAATGAATAGTCAAGGAATCCCCAGATGTTTCCACCATGTCTTTTCTTCTTTTCATTTATTCAAACTCTAATCTTCTGCAGAATGGCACACTGAAGATCATCGACAGGAAGAAACACATTTTCAAATTGGCACAGGGCGAGTACATCTCCCCTGAGAAGATCGAGAACATCTACATTAGGAGCGAACCTGTGGCACAGCTCTATATTCATGGAGATAGCCTGCAGGTAAGAATActtacacaaacacacccatCAGTCCCATACATCCTAATTCTTTGAATTAGCTGAATAACATGTATGACTCCTGAGAGCCTGCAAGTACGTCTTTGCTCTGGTTCCTGTGCTCCATTTTTAAGCCAGGACAAATAGAGCACAAATAGAGCACAAAATCATCTATCAGGTGCTCATTTTTCAGCTTAATTAGTACAATATCCTTTGACCTCTTCCTCTTATGTTTGTGTCTTCTCTTTCCAGTCCTGTTTGGTGGGGATTGTGGTTCCTGACCCAGAAGTCATGCCTGAATGGGCCAAGAAAAAAGGCATACTGGGCACATATAAGGACCTCTGTAAAAACACGGTAGGTGGCATGTTCCTTGAATGCTTCTAAGTTCTGTCGATAACTAAAATACTGAATAATACCATAGAAAATAACCTTCCACTTTGTCAACAGGAATTGAAGAAGGCGATCCTTGAGGACTTGGTGCGTCTGGGCAAGGCCAGTGGCCTCCATTCATTTGAGCAGGTAGGAAGGCAGATATATGTTTGGGTTGAAGGCAAAACAAAGATCATATTTGGCCTGCCTTTTGATTTTATCAGTATTATCCTTTTTCTTAAAACTACAGAATGATCATTTACACAATCCTTTACTACATGTATATGCCAGAAGTATTTCGAGTAGGATCTGTTTGGCGTTGTTTTTATAAGATCCACAAGTAATGCATTATTCATCAAATTGCTCCAGTTGAGCAACTCAACTCAGTAAactaatatttgtaaatcttcATCCTTATGAATATTAAAGAGGGCGTTGCTAAAACCTTTTTAGTTTGGCAAGTACTTTTTCATTATattaaaaaggaaataaatCAATATCACAGGTCTTCTGCTAAACTTGTGTTATCTATACAGCTCCTAAAAAATAACAACCTCTCAACAATCTTGGTCTAATTATACACTTTCTTTCCTATTCCTTCACATTTTTCTTTGCAGGTGAAGAACATCTACATCAACAATGAGATGTTTTCCATTATGAACGGCCTCCTGACTCCC belongs to Pseudochaenichthys georgianus chromosome 14, fPseGeo1.2, whole genome shotgun sequence and includes:
- the acsl6 gene encoding long-chain-fatty-acid--CoA ligase 6 isoform X3 yields the protein MVVVPLYDTLGPDAIRFIINTADISTVICDKVDKAQVLLENVERKETPGLRRIILMDEFDSALIEHGKSCGVHVQAMQEVEALGREHHRKPIPPAPDDLSIVCFTSGTTGNPKGVMLTHGNVVADFSGFLRVTDKVISPNQDDCLISFLPLAHMFERLIESVVYCHGGRIGFYQGDIRLLPDDMKALRPTIFPVVPRLLNRMYDKIFSQANSPLKRWLLNFAAKRKGAEVSSGIIRSDSFWDKIFFSKIQASLGGRLRMIITGAAPTSPCVLGFLRAALGCQVYEAYGQTECTAGCTFTTPGDWTQGHVGAPLPCNLIRLVDVPEKNYFASKGEGEVCVKGPNVFKGYLKDPERTAETLDADGWLHTGDIGKWLPNGTLKIIDRKKHIFKLAQGEYISPEKIENIYIRSEPVAQLYIHGDSLQSCLVGIVVPDPEVMPEWAKKKGILGTYKDLCKNTELKKAILEDLVRLGKASGLHSFEQVKNIYINNEMFSIMNGLLTPTLKAKRPELKEYFKEKIDRLYESISM